Proteins encoded in a region of the Isoalcanivorax pacificus W11-5 genome:
- the fadB gene encoding fatty acid oxidation complex subunit alpha FadB gives MIYSGKAVSAQLLDDGIAELKFDLQGESVNKFNRETIEDLGKAVEALKADGSVKGVIVTSGKGVFIVGADITEFTEMFKLPEDEIAGWCLSANQVFTAFEDLPFPSVCAINGIALGGGLEMALSCDFRIAASSAQVGLPEVKLGLFPGFGGTVRLPRVIGVDNAVEWIAAGGQHKTDKALKDGVLDAVVEADKLKDAAIALVKECLAGKIDYQAKRAEKLQPLTLPPLENMMAFQTSGAFVAQQAGKNYPAPVAAVNVMQQHGGMTRDKALEVEAKGFAKVAKTPQATALVGLFLADQAVKKANGAHIKKGAAEINLAAVLGAGIMGGGIAFQSALKGTPIIMKDIADKALDLGMNEASKLLAKRVERKKMDPATMGKTLSKIRPTLNYGDFGSVDVVVEAVVENEKIKQSVLAEVEGHLKDGAVLASNTSTISITRLATALKKPENFAGMHFFNPVSMMPLVEIIRGEKTSDATVATLVSYAQKMGKNPIVVNDCPGFLVNRVLFPYFGGFGLLMRDGADFQAVDKVMEKFGWPMGPAYLMDVVGIDTGVHAAAVMAEGFPDRMQYDFKDVSTVMFENKRYGQKNGVGFYKYEEDKKGKPKKVVDDETYALIKPHVAERQEFEADEIIARMMIPLCTETVRCLEDNIVGSAAEADMAMIYGIGFPPFRGGPLRYIDSIGTKEFVALCDKYAHLGGIYEAPQLLKDMAAKGQSFFG, from the coding sequence ATGATCTACTCAGGCAAGGCCGTCAGCGCCCAGTTGCTGGACGACGGTATCGCCGAGCTGAAGTTCGATCTTCAGGGCGAGTCCGTCAACAAGTTCAACCGCGAAACCATTGAAGACCTCGGCAAGGCTGTCGAAGCGTTGAAGGCCGATGGCAGCGTCAAGGGTGTCATCGTGACCTCCGGCAAGGGCGTGTTCATTGTCGGCGCCGACATCACCGAGTTCACCGAGATGTTCAAACTGCCGGAAGACGAGATCGCCGGCTGGTGCCTGAGCGCCAACCAGGTGTTCACCGCCTTTGAAGACCTGCCGTTCCCGAGCGTCTGTGCCATCAACGGCATCGCGCTGGGTGGTGGTCTGGAAATGGCCCTCTCCTGTGATTTCCGTATCGCTGCCAGCAGCGCCCAGGTGGGCCTGCCGGAAGTGAAGCTGGGCCTGTTCCCGGGCTTCGGTGGCACCGTGCGTCTGCCGCGTGTGATCGGCGTCGACAATGCGGTCGAGTGGATCGCCGCCGGCGGCCAGCACAAGACCGACAAGGCGCTGAAAGACGGCGTGCTGGATGCCGTGGTCGAGGCTGACAAACTGAAAGACGCCGCCATCGCGCTGGTGAAGGAATGCCTGGCCGGCAAGATCGACTATCAGGCCAAGCGTGCCGAAAAACTGCAGCCGCTGACCCTGCCGCCGCTGGAAAACATGATGGCGTTCCAGACCTCCGGTGCGTTCGTGGCCCAGCAGGCCGGCAAGAACTACCCGGCACCGGTCGCGGCCGTGAATGTCATGCAGCAACACGGCGGCATGACCCGCGACAAGGCCCTGGAAGTGGAAGCCAAGGGCTTCGCCAAAGTGGCCAAGACCCCGCAGGCCACCGCGCTGGTGGGTCTGTTCCTGGCCGACCAGGCCGTGAAAAAAGCCAACGGCGCGCATATCAAGAAAGGCGCTGCCGAAATCAACCTGGCGGCGGTACTCGGTGCCGGCATCATGGGCGGCGGCATCGCCTTCCAGAGCGCGCTGAAAGGCACCCCGATCATCATGAAGGACATCGCCGACAAGGCGCTGGACCTGGGCATGAACGAAGCCTCCAAGCTGCTGGCCAAGCGCGTTGAGCGCAAGAAGATGGACCCGGCAACGATGGGCAAGACCCTGTCCAAGATTCGCCCGACCCTGAACTACGGCGACTTCGGCAGCGTGGATGTGGTGGTCGAAGCCGTGGTCGAGAACGAAAAGATCAAACAGTCGGTGCTGGCCGAAGTGGAAGGTCACCTGAAGGACGGCGCCGTGCTGGCCTCCAACACCTCCACCATTTCCATCACCCGCCTGGCCACCGCGCTGAAGAAACCGGAAAACTTTGCCGGCATGCACTTCTTCAACCCGGTCAGCATGATGCCGCTGGTGGAAATCATCCGCGGTGAAAAAACCTCTGACGCCACCGTCGCCACCCTGGTGAGCTACGCGCAGAAAATGGGCAAGAACCCGATCGTCGTCAACGACTGCCCGGGCTTCCTGGTCAACCGCGTGCTGTTCCCCTACTTCGGCGGCTTTGGCCTCTTGATGCGCGACGGCGCCGACTTCCAGGCCGTCGACAAGGTGATGGAGAAATTCGGCTGGCCGATGGGCCCGGCCTACCTGATGGACGTGGTCGGCATCGACACCGGTGTCCACGCTGCCGCCGTGATGGCCGAAGGCTTCCCGGACCGCATGCAGTACGACTTCAAGGATGTCTCCACCGTCATGTTCGAGAACAAGCGCTACGGCCAGAAGAACGGCGTGGGCTTCTACAAGTACGAAGAAGACAAGAAGGGCAAGCCGAAGAAAGTGGTCGACGACGAGACCTACGCGCTGATCAAGCCGCACGTCGCCGAGCGCCAGGAATTCGAGGCCGACGAGATCATTGCCCGCATGATGATCCCGCTGTGCACCGAGACCGTGCGCTGCCTGGAAGACAACATCGTGGGTTCCGCTGCCGAGGCCGACATGGCCATGATCTACGGCATCGGCTTCCCTCCGTTCCGTGGCGGCCCGCTGCGCTACATTGATTCCATCGGCACCAAAGAGTTCGTGGCCCTGTGCGACAAGTACGCACACCTGGGCGGCATCTATGAAGCGCCGCAACTGCTGAAAGACATGGCCGCCAAAGGCCAGAGCTTCTTCGGCTGA
- the fadA gene encoding acetyl-CoA C-acyltransferase FadA, translated as MSLNPRDVVIVDAVRTPMGKSRNGQYRNVRAEKLSALLIRALRERNPNWDPTETEDVIWGCVNQTKEQGMNIARNIAILADMPRTTAAQTVNRLCGSSMQALHMAAQAIMTGNGDVFVIGGVEHMGHVAMDHGIDLNPEASKFVAKASNMMGLTAEMLGRMHGISRQQQDEFGVRSHQKAWEATVEGRWKNEIVPIEGHDQNGFKVLCEIDEVIRKDASLEGMQGLKPVFDPRNGTVTAGTSSALSDGASAMLVMSAERAQALGLTPRAKIRSMAVAGCDAAIMGYGPVPATQKALKRAGLSIDDIDYVELNEAFAAQSLPVLKDLKLLDKVEQKVNLNGGAIALGHPLGCSGARITGTLLNVMEWKGGTLGLATMCIGLGQGIATVIERV; from the coding sequence ATGAGTCTGAACCCGAGAGACGTAGTCATCGTAGATGCTGTCCGTACCCCGATGGGCAAATCCCGGAACGGCCAGTACCGTAATGTGCGCGCAGAAAAACTGTCCGCGCTGCTGATCCGCGCGCTGCGCGAGCGCAACCCGAACTGGGATCCGACCGAAACCGAGGACGTGATCTGGGGCTGCGTGAACCAGACCAAGGAACAGGGCATGAACATCGCCCGCAACATCGCCATCCTGGCCGACATGCCGCGCACCACCGCCGCGCAGACCGTGAACCGTCTGTGTGGTTCGTCCATGCAGGCACTGCACATGGCCGCCCAGGCAATCATGACCGGCAACGGCGACGTGTTCGTGATCGGCGGCGTGGAGCACATGGGCCATGTGGCCATGGACCACGGCATCGACCTGAACCCGGAAGCCTCCAAGTTTGTCGCCAAGGCATCCAACATGATGGGCCTGACCGCCGAAATGCTCGGCCGCATGCACGGCATCAGCCGCCAGCAGCAGGACGAATTCGGCGTGCGCTCGCACCAGAAAGCCTGGGAAGCCACCGTGGAAGGCCGCTGGAAAAACGAAATCGTGCCGATCGAAGGCCACGACCAGAACGGCTTCAAAGTGCTGTGCGAAATCGACGAAGTGATCCGCAAGGACGCCTCGCTGGAAGGCATGCAGGGCCTGAAGCCGGTATTCGATCCGCGCAACGGCACCGTCACCGCCGGCACCTCCTCGGCGCTGTCTGACGGTGCGTCCGCCATGCTGGTGATGAGCGCCGAACGCGCCCAGGCCCTGGGCCTGACGCCGCGTGCAAAAATCCGCAGCATGGCCGTGGCCGGCTGCGACGCCGCCATCATGGGGTACGGCCCGGTGCCGGCCACGCAGAAAGCGCTCAAGCGTGCCGGCCTGTCCATCGACGACATCGACTATGTCGAGCTGAACGAAGCCTTCGCTGCGCAGTCCCTGCCGGTGCTCAAGGATCTCAAACTGCTGGACAAGGTTGAACAGAAAGTGAACCTCAACGGCGGCGCCATCGCCCTGGGTCACCCGCTGGGCTGCTCCGGTGCGCGCATCACCGGCACCCTGCTGAATGTCATGGAATGGAAAGGCGGCACGCTCGGCCTGGCCACCATGTGTATCGGCCTGGGCCAGGGGATTGCGACGGTGATTGAGCGCGTATAA
- a CDS encoding type II toxin-antitoxin system HipA family toxin, producing MKLNVTLGDVLCGELSVDQQDRFTFQYLPSYVAHARLALSVSMPLRQEAYPDRVAFPWFENLLPEGLLRHLIADDLGTDVQNIPGLLARLGGDVAGAVSLSVEGRQADAVSPFHDTPLDERALGRLLEESALHPFLADRAGGPRLSLAGAQQKLPVINDGQAVRLPLSKPSTHLLKPPSPRFIALPQNEFLCMRAAGLAGLDVAGVALRPYLGSSGEAGVCLQIARYDRRDTGRIHQEDICQALSIVSSRKYEQDGGPGMAQLFETVRRHSAMPARDIVELLKRVVFNLLIGNEDAHGKNFSLLYSGKKPRLSPAYDLVSTSVYAELGRDFAMRIGEATRFEALDEHGFRLFGEQSGTAPARMRTLLLRFLDQAMRAVEQAADEVKPWCEGEAAAMPDNLLAQCRARCSVLEKLITFLR from the coding sequence ATGAAACTGAACGTGACCCTGGGCGATGTGCTGTGTGGTGAACTGTCTGTCGATCAGCAGGATCGCTTCACTTTTCAGTATTTACCTTCCTATGTTGCCCACGCACGGCTTGCGTTGTCGGTCTCCATGCCTTTGCGTCAGGAGGCGTATCCTGACCGTGTTGCGTTTCCATGGTTTGAGAACCTGCTGCCAGAGGGGCTGCTGCGTCATCTGATCGCGGATGATCTGGGCACCGACGTGCAGAATATTCCCGGCTTGCTGGCGCGCCTGGGCGGGGATGTGGCGGGGGCGGTGTCGTTGTCCGTCGAGGGGCGGCAGGCGGACGCGGTGTCGCCGTTTCACGATACACCACTGGATGAGCGGGCGTTGGGGCGGTTGCTGGAAGAATCGGCCTTGCATCCGTTCCTCGCGGACCGGGCCGGCGGCCCTCGTTTGAGCCTCGCGGGGGCGCAACAGAAGCTGCCGGTGATCAACGATGGGCAAGCCGTCCGGTTGCCGCTCTCGAAACCCTCCACCCATTTGCTCAAGCCACCGTCGCCACGTTTCATCGCGTTGCCGCAGAATGAATTCCTGTGCATGCGTGCTGCCGGATTGGCCGGGCTGGATGTCGCGGGTGTGGCCCTCCGGCCTTACCTCGGTTCCAGCGGGGAGGCCGGGGTATGTTTGCAGATTGCCCGCTATGATCGCCGTGATACGGGACGCATTCATCAGGAAGATATTTGCCAGGCACTGAGCATCGTGTCCTCACGGAAATACGAGCAGGACGGCGGGCCGGGCATGGCGCAATTGTTTGAAACGGTGCGCCGTCATTCGGCGATGCCCGCCAGGGACATTGTCGAACTGCTGAAGCGGGTAGTGTTCAACCTGCTGATCGGCAACGAAGATGCGCATGGCAAGAATTTCTCGCTGCTGTATTCGGGGAAGAAACCGCGGCTGTCGCCCGCCTATGATCTTGTATCGACCAGTGTTTATGCTGAACTGGGCCGGGACTTTGCCATGCGCATCGGCGAGGCTACCCGTTTCGAGGCACTTGATGAGCACGGCTTCCGGTTATTCGGGGAGCAAAGTGGTACCGCACCGGCGCGCATGCGCACTCTATTGCTGCGTTTCCTTGATCAGGCGATGCGCGCTGTCGAGCAGGCTGCTGATGAAGTGAAGCCCTGGTGTGAGGGTGAGGCGGCAGCCATGCCCGACAATCTGCTGGCGCAGTGTCGAGCCCGGTGCAGCGTACTGGAAAAGCTGATCACTTTTTTGCGCTAG
- a CDS encoding helix-turn-helix domain-containing protein: protein MDSTTLGALVRRVRRRQQLTQQALAAAADVSTRFVHDLEHGKSTAALGLTLRVLAALGIEVQLVAPDGGDDVTP, encoded by the coding sequence ATGGACAGTACCACTCTCGGGGCACTCGTGCGTCGGGTCCGCAGGCGGCAGCAGCTGACGCAGCAGGCTTTGGCGGCTGCGGCAGATGTCAGCACGCGCTTTGTGCATGATCTGGAACATGGAAAATCGACGGCGGCGCTGGGACTGACGTTGCGGGTGTTGGCTGCTCTGGGTATTGAGGTGCAACTGGTCGCACCCGATGGCGGAGATGACGTAACGCCATGA
- a CDS encoding outer membrane beta-barrel protein — translation MLLTWGGMPAFAAADQISYSHLEAGYQRMTGDGSFDGYFFRGAFQVTDSIYLAAGYDELEDSGVSQEVMTLRAGLAVPLQDGLDAYGELGLVRAEVAASVPGLGTFSEKETGYQLEAGARMAMASRHELRGFLRSVDVDGYDETFLGAQGVLHVAPRVGLLAGVSRLFDASEFLFELGVRVNF, via the coding sequence GTGTTGTTGACCTGGGGTGGGATGCCGGCGTTCGCGGCGGCGGATCAGATCAGTTACAGCCATCTGGAAGCCGGTTATCAGCGGATGACGGGCGACGGCAGTTTTGACGGTTACTTCTTCCGGGGGGCCTTCCAGGTCACGGACAGCATCTACCTGGCGGCGGGTTACGACGAACTGGAAGACAGCGGTGTCAGCCAGGAAGTCATGACGCTGCGTGCGGGCCTGGCAGTGCCGCTGCAGGATGGGCTCGACGCCTATGGCGAGCTGGGTCTGGTGCGTGCGGAGGTTGCCGCGAGTGTGCCGGGGCTGGGCACCTTCAGCGAGAAGGAAACCGGTTATCAGCTGGAGGCTGGCGCCAGAATGGCGATGGCGTCGCGGCACGAACTGCGCGGATTTTTGCGAAGCGTCGATGTGGATGGCTACGACGAAACCTTTCTCGGGGCGCAGGGGGTGCTGCATGTTGCTCCGCGCGTCGGCCTGCTCGCGGGGGTGAGCCGGTTGTTCGATGCGTCAGAATTTCTGTTTGAGCTCGGTGTGCGCGTCAATTTCTGA
- the dbpA gene encoding ATP-dependent RNA helicase DbpA, with product MTDTAFSSLPLADALLGNLASLGYTAMTDIQAQSLPVILRGADLIAQASTGSGKTAAFGLGLLQALNPRYYGCQALVLCPTRELADQVAREIRRLARGADNTKVLTLCGGVPMGPQAASLEHGAQVIVGTPGRIQKHLARGSLVLEGVNTLVLDEADRMLDMGFYDSIAGIIAQTPARRQTLLFSATYPDGIRQIAANFMRDPQQISIASEQAAPRIEQRFFEIDPHQRTDVVAQVLACFRPVSCVAFCFTRQQCQEVADALCARGMAAMALHGDMEQRERDDVLIRFASRSLTVLVATDVAARGLDIDALDLVINVELGRDVETHVHRIGRTGRAGEKGIAVSLVAPPEMRRAQAIEVQQGAALNWHPLSSLKPRPGGPLVPPMKTLCIAAGRKDKLRPGDILGALTGEAGLPGDKVGKISITDFQAFVAVAREMAPLALERLNAGRIKGRSLRVKLL from the coding sequence GTGACCGATACCGCGTTTTCCTCATTGCCGCTGGCCGATGCCTTGCTGGGTAATCTTGCCAGCCTGGGTTACACCGCCATGACCGACATCCAGGCACAAAGCCTGCCGGTGATTCTGCGTGGCGCGGACCTGATTGCGCAGGCCAGCACCGGCAGCGGCAAGACCGCCGCCTTCGGACTCGGCCTGCTGCAGGCGCTCAATCCCCGCTATTACGGTTGCCAGGCCCTGGTGCTGTGCCCCACTCGCGAGCTGGCCGACCAGGTGGCGCGGGAGATCCGCCGGCTGGCGCGCGGGGCGGACAACACCAAGGTGCTGACGCTGTGTGGTGGCGTGCCGATGGGCCCGCAGGCGGCTTCGCTGGAGCATGGTGCACAGGTCATCGTTGGCACGCCGGGGCGAATCCAGAAACATCTGGCGCGCGGTTCGCTGGTGCTGGAAGGGGTCAATACCCTGGTGCTGGACGAAGCCGACCGCATGCTGGACATGGGCTTCTATGACAGCATCGCCGGCATCATCGCGCAGACACCGGCACGGCGGCAGACGCTGCTGTTTTCCGCTACCTACCCGGACGGCATCCGGCAGATCGCGGCGAACTTCATGCGTGATCCGCAGCAGATCAGCATTGCTTCCGAACAGGCCGCGCCGCGCATCGAGCAGCGTTTCTTCGAAATCGACCCGCACCAGCGCACCGACGTTGTGGCGCAGGTGCTGGCCTGCTTCCGGCCGGTATCCTGCGTGGCGTTCTGCTTTACCCGGCAGCAATGCCAGGAGGTGGCGGACGCACTGTGTGCCCGCGGGATGGCCGCCATGGCGCTGCATGGCGACATGGAGCAGCGAGAGCGGGACGATGTGCTGATCCGCTTTGCCAGCCGCAGCCTGACCGTGCTGGTGGCCACCGATGTGGCCGCCCGGGGCCTGGACATTGATGCACTGGACCTGGTCATCAACGTGGAGCTGGGCCGCGATGTGGAAACCCATGTGCACCGCATCGGCCGCACCGGCCGTGCCGGCGAAAAAGGCATCGCCGTCAGCCTGGTGGCGCCACCGGAAATGCGCCGCGCCCAGGCCATCGAGGTACAGCAGGGCGCCGCGCTGAACTGGCACCCGCTGAGCAGCCTGAAACCCCGGCCCGGTGGGCCGCTGGTGCCGCCGATGAAGACCCTGTGTATCGCCGCCGGCCGCAAGGACAAGCTGCGCCCCGGCGATATTCTCGGGGCCTTGACCGGTGAAGCCGGATTGCCCGGCGACAAGGTGGGCAAGATCAGCATTACCGATTTCCAGGCGTTCGTGGCGGTGGCGCGGGAGATGGCGCCGCTGGCGCTTGAGAGACTGAATGCGGGGCGGATCAAGGGGCGTTCATTGCGGGTGAAGTTATTGTAA
- a CDS encoding universal stress protein translates to MARISSLRIATDFSEHADRAARRGARLARALGITGARLIHVAEKPGLLAVQSLLADPIEEAMARAMDASLDAIEADTGYRLSGDIQDGKITEILLEGADAETLVVLGGQGAHAWQDRALGSTATRIVRHSQSPTLAVRGEAPGDYQRVLVPVDLSEVSGQALDMALTIAPDASLELLYTWAPVTVLYGSFVSISGDMMAAYAADQQAAGHDGLSRLCEAHGLAPERVTCTVRRDFPARGILHRARELNADLIVMGKESGHRLEKLLVGSVTSQVLAHADADVLVVPRAPG, encoded by the coding sequence ATGGCCCGTATCTCATCTCTGCGCATTGCGACTGATTTTTCTGAGCACGCTGACCGCGCTGCGCGTCGCGGCGCCCGTCTGGCCCGCGCCCTGGGCATCACCGGGGCGCGTCTGATCCACGTTGCTGAAAAACCCGGCCTGCTGGCGGTGCAGTCGTTGCTGGCCGATCCCATCGAAGAGGCAATGGCGCGCGCCATGGACGCCAGCCTCGACGCCATTGAGGCCGACACCGGTTACCGGCTGAGCGGCGATATCCAGGATGGCAAGATCACCGAGATCCTGCTCGAGGGCGCCGACGCTGAGACCCTGGTGGTGCTCGGGGGGCAGGGCGCCCACGCCTGGCAGGACCGGGCGCTCGGGTCCACCGCCACCCGCATTGTGCGCCATAGCCAGAGCCCGACACTGGCAGTGCGTGGCGAAGCGCCGGGGGATTACCAGCGCGTGCTGGTCCCGGTGGACCTCTCCGAGGTCTCCGGCCAGGCGCTCGATATGGCGCTGACTATTGCGCCGGACGCGAGCCTGGAACTGCTCTACACCTGGGCGCCGGTTACCGTGCTCTACGGCAGTTTCGTCTCCATCAGCGGCGACATGATGGCGGCCTATGCCGCCGACCAGCAGGCTGCCGGCCACGACGGCCTGAGCCGGCTGTGCGAAGCGCACGGGCTGGCCCCGGAACGTGTGACCTGCACCGTACGTCGTGATTTCCCGGCCCGGGGCATCCTGCATCGGGCCCGGGAACTGAACGCCGACCTGATCGTGATGGGCAAGGAAAGTGGCCATCGGCTGGAGAAACTGCTGGTGGGCAGCGTCACCAGCCAGGTGCTCGCCCATGCCGACGCCGATGTGCTGGTGGTGCCACGTGCACCGGGCTGA
- a CDS encoding MFS transporter: MTTDIPASTARPATRREWLGLAVLMLPTVLLALDMTVLHLAAPHLSADLKPTSAQLLWILDIYGFMIAGFLVTMGTLGDRIGRRRLLLCGATAFGLASVLAAFAHTAEALIASRALLGVAGATLMPSTLSLLRNMFQVDTQRTLAITVWMTGFIVGSAIGPLVGGLMLEFFWWGSVFLLGVPVMLLLLAVGRWILPEFRDDNAGRLDFASALLSVAMVLAVIYGLKDMARNGLSLMALGAVLLGLLVGVIFVRRQRRLAQPMFDMALFRNRAFSTSVGAMMLTVLAISGAWLMVFQYLQGVLGLSPLKAGIVMLPATLVQIFGSLLVPVLAGRMPKSVLISGGLLLAALGFLAMAQVTGLDNMAWLMIGTVIMGFGVMPMMILGTDLVVSAAPAEKAGAASATSETASELGMALGIAVIGSIGAAIYRSEMALHLPAGLPQDLALAATDTLGGALGVAAALPSLQAESVLVPARAAFSAALHTNAVIGAVIVTVVAVITGLLLRQRPAPSAEAAC, encoded by the coding sequence ATGACGACAGATATTCCGGCCAGCACGGCGCGGCCGGCAACACGACGGGAATGGCTGGGCCTGGCGGTGCTGATGCTGCCCACCGTACTGCTGGCGCTGGACATGACCGTGCTGCATCTGGCCGCACCGCACCTGAGTGCAGACCTGAAACCGACCAGTGCACAGCTGCTGTGGATACTCGATATCTACGGTTTCATGATCGCCGGTTTCCTGGTGACCATGGGCACACTGGGCGACCGCATTGGCCGTCGCCGGTTGCTGCTTTGCGGCGCCACGGCGTTTGGCCTGGCGTCGGTACTGGCGGCGTTTGCACACACTGCCGAAGCGCTGATCGCCAGCCGCGCCCTGCTTGGCGTGGCCGGTGCTACCCTGATGCCGTCGACGCTGTCGCTGCTGCGCAACATGTTCCAGGTTGATACACAGCGCACGCTGGCGATCACCGTCTGGATGACCGGCTTTATCGTCGGCAGCGCGATCGGGCCGCTGGTGGGTGGGCTGATGCTGGAGTTTTTCTGGTGGGGGTCCGTTTTTCTGCTGGGCGTGCCGGTGATGCTGCTGTTGCTGGCGGTGGGCCGCTGGATCTTGCCGGAGTTTCGTGATGACAACGCAGGCCGGCTTGATTTCGCCAGTGCGCTGTTGTCCGTGGCGATGGTGCTGGCGGTGATCTACGGCCTCAAGGATATGGCGCGCAATGGTCTCAGCCTGATGGCGCTGGGGGCTGTGCTGCTGGGCTTGCTGGTGGGAGTGATCTTTGTGCGCCGCCAGCGCCGGCTGGCGCAACCCATGTTCGACATGGCGCTGTTTCGCAATCGCGCGTTCAGCACGTCGGTGGGCGCGATGATGCTGACCGTGCTGGCGATCTCGGGCGCCTGGCTGATGGTGTTCCAGTATCTGCAGGGTGTGCTCGGGTTGTCGCCGCTGAAGGCGGGCATCGTGATGCTGCCGGCGACGCTGGTGCAGATATTCGGTTCGTTGCTGGTGCCGGTGCTGGCCGGACGCATGCCGAAATCGGTATTGATCAGCGGTGGCCTGCTGCTTGCGGCGCTGGGTTTCCTGGCCATGGCGCAGGTCACCGGGCTCGACAATATGGCCTGGCTGATGATCGGCACGGTGATCATGGGGTTCGGTGTCATGCCAATGATGATTCTCGGCACGGACCTGGTGGTCAGCGCGGCCCCGGCAGAAAAAGCGGGGGCCGCCTCGGCCACCTCGGAAACCGCCAGTGAACTGGGTATGGCGCTGGGGATCGCGGTGATCGGCAGCATCGGCGCCGCCATCTACCGCAGCGAAATGGCGCTGCACCTGCCCGCCGGGCTGCCACAGGACCTGGCACTGGCTGCCACCGATACCCTGGGCGGCGCACTGGGTGTGGCGGCAGCGCTGCCGTCATTGCAGGCCGAAAGCGTACTGGTCCCGGCGCGCGCAGCGTTCTCGGCCGCGTTGCATACCAATGCGGTGATCGGGGCGGTGATCGTGACAGTCGTTGCGGTCATCACCGGGCTGCTGCTACGCCAGCGCCCGGCACCGTCCGCCGAAGCGGCCTGTTGA
- a CDS encoding ABC transporter permease — translation MTRWWHAWCDEVRHVLTDHAVLLVFGGGLLFYALLYPLPYHRNVPGEQAVAVLDHDRGALARQLVRWVDATPQIRITAQPRSLYEARALLAAGTVHGLLVIPEQFERDVYLGRPTTLSYAGDASYFLIYSNIVQGLVTAGTTLTVQTQVARALRSGENPARIPGQVMALRVTPEPVFNSSGGYINYIVPAVFALILHQTLLITAGSVTVKDRRRRAAGQMAAPPGMALMLRGLLFVLIYVFFALLYFGFFFALYDVPRVAPPWALLGVAGVFLASTTVCAMLIGYLVSRPELPTVVVLITSLPIVFTAGFAWPAQSLPAGLDALSWVLPARPGIQALLTLNQMGGGLAGVRDELLVLVVQGLVYALLLGKLVQRQTKKSVLPS, via the coding sequence ATGACGCGCTGGTGGCACGCCTGGTGTGATGAGGTGCGTCATGTGCTGACCGACCACGCTGTGTTGCTGGTGTTCGGTGGCGGGCTGCTGTTCTACGCCTTGCTGTATCCGTTGCCCTATCACCGCAACGTGCCGGGCGAGCAGGCGGTGGCCGTGCTGGACCATGATCGCGGTGCACTGGCGCGGCAACTGGTGCGCTGGGTGGATGCCACGCCGCAGATCCGGATCACGGCGCAGCCGCGCAGCCTGTATGAAGCGCGCGCGCTGCTGGCGGCAGGTACGGTGCATGGGCTGCTGGTGATTCCGGAGCAGTTCGAGCGCGATGTCTACCTGGGCCGGCCGACAACCCTGTCGTATGCCGGAGATGCCAGTTACTTTCTGATCTACAGCAACATCGTCCAGGGCCTGGTCACCGCCGGCACCACGCTCACGGTGCAGACACAGGTGGCCCGGGCGCTGCGCAGTGGCGAAAATCCGGCCCGCATTCCGGGTCAGGTGATGGCCCTGCGTGTGACGCCCGAGCCGGTATTCAACAGCAGCGGCGGATATATCAATTACATTGTGCCGGCAGTGTTTGCACTGATCCTGCATCAGACGCTGCTGATCACGGCCGGCAGTGTCACGGTCAAGGACCGCCGCCGCCGTGCGGCAGGGCAGATGGCCGCACCGCCCGGCATGGCGCTGATGCTGCGCGGGCTGTTGTTTGTGCTGATCTATGTGTTTTTTGCGCTGTTGTACTTTGGTTTTTTCTTTGCGTTGTACGATGTGCCGCGCGTGGCGCCACCCTGGGCGTTGCTGGGTGTGGCAGGGGTATTCCTCGCCAGTACCACAGTGTGCGCCATGTTGATCGGTTATCTGGTGTCGCGGCCGGAACTGCCGACGGTGGTGGTGCTGATCACTTCGCTGCCGATTGTTTTCACGGCCGGTTTTGCCTGGCCGGCACAGAGCCTGCCGGCGGGGCTGGATGCGCTGAGCTGGGTGCTGCCGGCGCGGCCGGGCATCCAGGCGCTGCTGACACTGAACCAGATGGGTGGTGGCCTGGCCGGGGTGCGGGACGAACTGCTGGTGCTGGTCGTCCAGGGTCTGGTGTATGCGCTGTTGCTGGGGAAGTTGGTGCAGCGCCAGACGAAAAAAAGTGTTCTCCCGTCATAA